A single genomic interval of Alistipes provencensis harbors:
- a CDS encoding SusC/RagA family TonB-linked outer membrane protein, which produces MTDFRYGRDIPVFRRTLGRFALLLWGLLFCAGAYAQNGRITLDVRNVTLEEAMTRIERQGEYSFLYNKTLIDVTRKVTLRAENQPVRQVLDRLFAGTDISYTLRNRQIILALRPAAKAQPPVPAKTNAITGRVSDKNGTPLIGVSIIIEGTTTGTTTNTDGSFSLKAEAGNVLTVSYLGFETTKVAVTAGRNSYAITLQENSEVLDDVVVVGYGVQKKASITGAITNISGDALKVNSTVNTSTALAGTIAGINSRMSDGRPGATTKISIRGMDSPLYIIDGVQRTEAQFNNIDANDIESVSILKDASAAIYGLRAANGVVVVKTKSGHKNTRHTVNVKALYGWQEFFKFPQPASASSYVRTKYQSDVIKAAENPSYTPTYTRDEYLKWQQGTERGYQGFDWYDFATAPGAQSYFGANISGGSDKVSYYMSLSNTDQEYAIRDFGGFNRTNIQINVDANITKRFSLGAQVSGRLQTTKAPGLGGGDEVGWMLFGSYRNLPTVRPYVNDNPLYPAKTAPSYIYTNFAVTTLSKNGEDIRQERAAQINLNADYKFTDWLSLKLIGGYAYQNSSRVKQVKTFDLYDYDKATGEYYVIDGERNPSLYKSYGNTEDYTGQFTFDFHKQFDRHNVALTLGGEASHHISPGLDFASQPQTDLTTQTNTATLQAINDYLETPQSRAGFIGRFTYDYDGRYLLEVMGRYDGSWKFPPTKRWGFFPSVSAGWRITEESWWSERTKRWFSNLKLKASYGVVGDESTSGYSAFDYLEGYNYNSGGAVLDGEWILGSQYRGLPVTDLSWQKVKMFNVGLEYGFFENRLTGELNYFTRTLEGIPASPGITLPNESGFTLPNVNMASQKIRGIDGSLKWSDSVKDFNYSVEGNFTFSRKYEWKREPWILSNSWQEYSSYYSKRYANQWWGFDCIGQFQNWEQIAEYPVDIDGKGNTTIRPGDLIYKDQNGDGVINDMDKRPLGYRQGDVPYMSFNFNIAMSWKGFDLAMLFTGASMASFYMDYEMKNPLHDGGNSPAFMLDDAWHLADIDDPNSQYLPGKYPMVIDGNGSHVNYQKASNFWLRNVRYLKLRNFELGYSLPKRITRKAGIENVRIFTSMQNLFSIDNLGEVDMDPEIATGSGQQYPTTRVISFGLNLTF; this is translated from the coding sequence ATGACAGACTTCCGGTACGGACGGGACATTCCGGTCTTCCGCCGTACGCTGGGCCGTTTCGCATTGCTACTCTGGGGGCTGTTGTTCTGCGCCGGAGCCTATGCGCAGAACGGCAGGATCACACTCGACGTGCGCAACGTCACGCTCGAAGAGGCCATGACCCGCATCGAACGGCAGGGTGAATACAGTTTTCTCTACAATAAGACCCTGATAGACGTCACCCGCAAAGTGACACTCCGAGCCGAAAACCAGCCCGTTCGTCAGGTCCTCGACCGGCTGTTCGCCGGAACGGACATCAGCTATACGCTGCGTAACCGGCAGATCATCCTCGCCCTGCGCCCCGCAGCAAAGGCGCAGCCGCCCGTCCCGGCGAAGACGAATGCCATCACCGGCCGGGTTTCGGACAAGAACGGCACACCGCTCATCGGCGTAAGCATCATCATCGAGGGCACGACGACCGGCACGACGACCAATACCGACGGATCGTTCAGCCTGAAAGCCGAGGCCGGCAATGTCCTGACGGTCTCCTATCTGGGATTCGAGACGACAAAAGTGGCCGTAACCGCAGGCCGCAACTCCTACGCCATCACTCTGCAGGAGAACTCCGAAGTACTCGACGACGTGGTGGTCGTAGGCTACGGCGTACAGAAAAAAGCCTCGATCACGGGAGCCATCACCAACATCTCGGGCGACGCTCTGAAGGTCAATTCGACGGTGAACACTTCGACGGCCCTGGCCGGAACCATCGCCGGTATCAACAGTCGTATGAGCGACGGTCGCCCGGGTGCCACAACCAAGATCAGCATCCGCGGCATGGACTCGCCGCTCTACATCATCGACGGCGTGCAGCGCACCGAGGCACAGTTCAACAATATCGACGCCAACGACATCGAATCGGTTTCGATTCTCAAGGACGCCTCGGCAGCCATCTACGGACTGCGTGCCGCCAACGGCGTGGTGGTCGTGAAGACCAAATCGGGCCACAAGAACACCCGCCACACGGTCAATGTCAAGGCTCTCTACGGCTGGCAGGAATTTTTCAAATTTCCGCAGCCCGCATCGGCATCCTCCTATGTGCGGACCAAATACCAGTCGGATGTAATCAAGGCAGCCGAGAACCCGAGCTACACCCCAACCTACACCCGCGACGAATACCTCAAATGGCAGCAGGGAACCGAACGCGGCTATCAGGGTTTCGACTGGTACGACTTTGCTACGGCTCCCGGCGCACAGTCCTATTTCGGCGCCAACATTTCGGGCGGTTCGGACAAGGTGAGCTACTACATGTCGCTGAGCAACACCGATCAGGAGTATGCCATCCGCGATTTCGGCGGCTTCAACCGCACCAACATCCAGATCAACGTCGACGCCAACATAACCAAGCGGTTCTCGCTGGGCGCACAGGTGAGCGGACGCCTGCAAACCACCAAGGCCCCGGGTCTGGGCGGTGGCGACGAGGTGGGCTGGATGCTCTTCGGTTCCTACCGCAACCTGCCGACCGTGCGGCCCTATGTCAACGACAATCCGCTCTACCCCGCCAAGACGGCTCCGAGTTACATCTACACCAATTTTGCAGTCACGACGCTCAGTAAAAACGGCGAAGATATCCGCCAGGAACGCGCCGCGCAAATCAACCTGAATGCAGACTACAAATTTACAGACTGGCTGTCGCTGAAACTTATCGGAGGTTATGCGTACCAAAATTCGTCGCGCGTAAAGCAGGTCAAAACCTTCGACCTCTACGATTACGACAAGGCGACGGGCGAATACTATGTGATCGACGGCGAACGCAACCCTTCGCTCTATAAATCCTACGGCAACACGGAAGACTACACCGGGCAGTTCACGTTCGACTTCCACAAACAGTTCGACCGCCACAACGTCGCACTGACCCTCGGCGGCGAGGCTTCACACCATATTTCCCCCGGACTGGACTTCGCCTCTCAGCCGCAGACCGATCTGACGACCCAGACCAATACGGCGACGCTGCAGGCCATCAATGACTATCTCGAAACGCCTCAATCCCGTGCGGGCTTTATCGGCCGCTTCACCTATGACTACGACGGCCGTTATCTGCTGGAGGTGATGGGCCGCTACGACGGTTCGTGGAAATTCCCGCCGACGAAACGCTGGGGATTCTTCCCTTCGGTATCGGCCGGATGGCGCATCACCGAGGAATCGTGGTGGTCGGAGCGGACGAAACGCTGGTTCTCGAACCTGAAACTGAAAGCCTCCTACGGCGTAGTGGGCGATGAAAGTACTTCCGGTTATTCTGCTTTCGACTACCTTGAGGGCTACAACTACAACTCCGGCGGTGCCGTACTCGACGGAGAGTGGATATTGGGATCGCAATACCGCGGATTGCCCGTCACGGACCTCTCGTGGCAGAAAGTCAAGATGTTCAATGTCGGTCTCGAATACGGATTTTTCGAAAACCGCCTGACCGGTGAACTGAACTATTTTACCCGCACGCTCGAAGGCATCCCGGCCAGCCCCGGCATCACACTGCCCAACGAATCGGGATTCACGCTGCCCAACGTGAACATGGCTTCGCAGAAGATCCGCGGCATCGATGGAAGCCTGAAATGGAGCGACAGCGTCAAGGATTTCAACTATTCGGTCGAAGGCAATTTCACCTTCTCACGCAAATACGAGTGGAAACGCGAGCCGTGGATACTGAGCAACTCATGGCAAGAATACAGTTCCTATTACAGCAAGCGCTACGCCAACCAATGGTGGGGCTTCGACTGCATCGGCCAGTTCCAAAACTGGGAGCAGATCGCCGAATACCCGGTCGACATCGACGGCAAGGGCAATACCACGATACGTCCGGGCGACCTGATCTATAAGGACCAGAACGGTGACGGCGTGATCAACGACATGGACAAACGCCCGCTGGGATACCGCCAGGGCGATGTACCCTACATGAGCTTCAATTTCAACATCGCCATGTCGTGGAAAGGCTTCGATCTCGCCATGCTCTTCACCGGTGCCTCGATGGCTTCGTTCTACATGGACTACGAAATGAAAAATCCGTTGCACGACGGCGGCAACAGCCCGGCCTTCATGCTCGACGACGCCTGGCACCTGGCCGACATCGACGACCCGAACAGCCAATACCTGCCGGGGAAGTACCCGATGGTCATCGACGGCAATGGAAGCCATGTCAATTATCAGAAGGCCAGCAATTTCTGGCTGCGAAACGTCCGCTATCTGAAACTGCGTAACTTCGAGCTGGGCTATTCGCTTCCGAAACGGATCACCCGCAAAGCAGGCATCGAGAATGTCCGTATCTTTACCTCGATGCAGAACCTCTTCTCGATCGACAACCTCGGCGAGGTCGACATGGACCCCGAAATCGCCACCGGAAGCGGTCAGCAGTACCCCACTACGCGGGTCATCAGCTTCGGTCTCAACTTAACCTTTTAA
- a CDS encoding cellulase family glycosylhydrolase, whose protein sequence is MMHSGVSIFRLVRAISALVLTTFTLTSAAQTQADAYCDMPAGQTVVPGGARQWTARKAARWYAEQPFLAGCNYIPRNAVNQLEMWQEETFSPDLIDQELGWAEELGFNCLRVFLQSTVWKTDPEGFLRRVDRFLEIADRHGMKTMLVLFAGSGGVNKPGPQPEPVPGCHNRYFCGSPDLRPDGTEDTDAYPQVERFVKQVVGTFRCDDRVLAWDLWNEPGWKNHRGVTAYGLLAKVVGWTRDARPRQPLTIGVWNTDLNVLNEFIFSVSDIVSFHSYSDHFKVLSELDERYKPLGRPILCTEYLARNFGSRFDNVLALFKAERVGALCWGLVDGKTCTKWPWSWDGGAREPDPWFHDVLHPDGSPYDVREAEFVRRLLRDK, encoded by the coding sequence ATGATGCACAGCGGAGTTTCCATATTCCGGCTTGTCCGGGCCATCTCGGCACTCGTCCTGACGACCTTCACCCTGACGTCTGCAGCCCAGACGCAGGCCGATGCCTACTGCGACATGCCCGCCGGACAAACGGTCGTGCCCGGCGGCGCCCGGCAATGGACGGCCCGCAAAGCGGCCCGCTGGTATGCGGAACAGCCTTTCCTGGCGGGATGCAACTACATCCCCCGCAACGCCGTCAACCAGTTGGAGATGTGGCAGGAGGAGACTTTCTCCCCCGACCTCATCGATCAGGAACTGGGATGGGCCGAAGAACTGGGATTCAACTGCCTGCGCGTTTTCCTGCAGAGCACCGTCTGGAAAACCGACCCCGAAGGGTTTCTCCGCCGCGTCGACCGGTTCTTGGAGATCGCTGACCGCCACGGGATGAAGACCATGCTGGTCCTCTTCGCCGGCTCGGGAGGCGTCAATAAACCCGGACCGCAACCCGAACCTGTTCCGGGATGCCACAACCGTTATTTCTGCGGCTCACCCGATCTCCGACCCGACGGCACGGAGGACACCGACGCCTACCCGCAGGTGGAGCGCTTCGTGAAACAGGTAGTAGGTACTTTCCGCTGCGACGACCGTGTTCTGGCATGGGACCTCTGGAACGAGCCCGGCTGGAAAAACCACCGGGGCGTCACAGCCTACGGTCTTCTGGCAAAGGTGGTGGGCTGGACACGCGACGCCCGTCCGCGGCAACCCCTGACAATCGGCGTATGGAACACCGACCTCAACGTCCTCAACGAATTTATCTTCTCGGTCTCGGACATCGTATCGTTCCATTCGTACAGCGACCATTTCAAGGTGCTGTCCGAACTCGACGAACGTTACAAGCCGCTCGGACGCCCCATCCTCTGCACGGAGTACCTGGCCCGAAACTTCGGCAGCCGCTTCGACAACGTGCTGGCGCTTTTCAAGGCCGAACGGGTAGGCGCCCTCTGCTGGGGCCTCGTCGACGGCAAGACCTGCACCAAGTGGCCCTGGTCGTGGGACGGCGGCGCCCGTGAACCCGATCCGTGGTTCCACGACGTACTGCATCCCGACGGCTCGCCCTACGACGTCCGGGAGGCTGAATTCGTCCGAAGACTGCTCCGGGACAAGTAA
- a CDS encoding cellulase family glycosylhydrolase, whose product MKKIILPLLTSVLLTAMAACSKVEGDVRFTDLPDEPLQPWSLEKARDWYAAQPWIVGCNFFPSTAINQIEMWQSSTYDHETIDRELGWAADLGFNTVRVFLHSAVWEYEHDAFFRNIDDFLTLTDKHGIKVMFCFFSGAGDRVDRCQIGKQLDPVAGIHNLDFKGDPAVIDENEKAIPERFDLMRMYVEEVVARYREDDRILIWEAWNEPGTASTREDIVSELLPKTIQWIRGQQPVQPITVGIHSPDRDHAAFGEIALSMSDINSYHSYSPWEDLYTDTGTQLVGMKNFAMAILAYGRPVICSEYLARGGAYKGTFENTLPFMKQYRIGAINWGLVWGKTNTIWPWGSVAGDPEPEYWFHDILYPDGTPRYPEEVEFLHKIIGVTDNGEQ is encoded by the coding sequence ATGAAAAAGATCATTTTACCCCTATTGACGTCGGTGCTGCTGACGGCAATGGCGGCCTGCAGCAAGGTCGAAGGCGACGTCCGCTTCACCGACCTGCCCGATGAACCGCTTCAGCCGTGGTCGCTCGAGAAAGCCCGCGACTGGTACGCCGCACAGCCATGGATCGTCGGCTGCAATTTCTTCCCGAGCACGGCGATCAACCAAATCGAGATGTGGCAGTCGTCGACCTACGACCACGAAACCATCGACCGCGAGTTGGGATGGGCCGCCGATCTGGGTTTCAACACCGTGCGCGTCTTTCTGCACAGCGCCGTGTGGGAGTACGAGCACGACGCTTTCTTCCGCAACATCGACGATTTCCTGACACTGACTGACAAACACGGCATCAAGGTCATGTTCTGCTTCTTCTCGGGAGCCGGAGACCGCGTGGACCGTTGTCAGATCGGCAAACAGCTCGACCCCGTAGCGGGCATCCACAACCTCGATTTCAAAGGCGACCCGGCCGTGATCGACGAGAATGAAAAAGCCATTCCCGAACGTTTCGACCTGATGCGCATGTATGTCGAGGAGGTCGTGGCCCGTTACCGCGAAGACGACCGCATCCTCATCTGGGAGGCATGGAATGAACCCGGCACCGCCTCGACACGCGAAGACATCGTTTCCGAACTGTTGCCCAAGACGATCCAGTGGATACGCGGACAACAGCCCGTACAGCCGATCACCGTAGGCATCCACTCTCCCGACCGCGACCACGCCGCATTCGGAGAAATCGCCCTCTCGATGTCGGACATCAACTCCTACCACAGTTACAGTCCCTGGGAAGACCTCTACACCGATACCGGGACACAACTCGTAGGTATGAAGAATTTCGCCATGGCGATCCTGGCCTACGGACGCCCCGTGATCTGTTCGGAATATCTGGCCCGCGGAGGCGCTTATAAAGGCACGTTTGAGAACACGCTTCCTTTCATGAAACAATACCGGATCGGCGCCATCAACTGGGGCCTCGTCTGGGGCAAGACCAACACGATCTGGCCCTGGGGTTCGGTAGCCGGAGACCCGGAGCCCGAGTACTGGTTCCACGACATCCTCTATCCCGACGGCACGCCGCGGTATCCCGAAGAGGTGGAATTCCTGCACAAAATCATCGGCGTAACCGACAACGGAGAGCAATGA
- a CDS encoding IPT/TIG domain-containing protein, translating into MKLFHRFSLRHAATLCLAAALACTACNEDETEDDGTKPGTAKVPEFVTYTPEYAEAGTETEAMVLGKNFGTDASKVSVSLGETEMSVKEVGKSVIKFTVPATLEIGTYPLRTQVSYTDTEGREQTVSHTFEVDFEVRGRTPEITGYKPATGIYPGGELTIEGKEFGSDPVLVTVMLGDKRLDIKSVAPGAIVVVIPEDATFGNYALKVEIKYGVDNGKTESKTFTDFQVLKKEYVVTSEVYAGTGTQGADNGGRLSATFFAPQSLAYDDKTGSLYVGEIYNGVRMINSAGNVSYYRAPQDNNPWWDGGRITCLVSVENDRLAYIIREARDRNSKYVWMSSRTSGDFPEAVGYQDFNNDFEYEDVAINPVDGYAVVSISRWWYWRTETQFMLVSADGSTATEPNISCSSTDGPNAVWNSHISRVVFSPDGKWLYVARGSNGTDTGAAAGSQPVAYIERYAYDPVSHTIANADTREIIAGSTSANEVGFTDGTVGTSRLLGPTQMCFDSTGETLYFVERHNHALRKVTDLNGTPTTTTVAGNGSKGTNDVTNAPTDDMKNITFDTPKGLALGDDNTFYIAEEGDRKIIRRISIGLKTQE; encoded by the coding sequence ATGAAACTTTTCCACAGATTCAGTTTGCGGCATGCGGCGACGCTCTGCCTGGCGGCGGCCCTCGCATGTACGGCCTGCAACGAAGATGAAACCGAAGACGACGGCACGAAACCCGGCACGGCCAAAGTACCCGAATTCGTGACCTATACGCCCGAATATGCCGAAGCAGGCACCGAAACCGAAGCGATGGTGCTGGGCAAGAATTTCGGCACCGACGCTTCGAAGGTTTCCGTCAGCCTCGGCGAAACGGAAATGAGTGTCAAGGAGGTCGGCAAATCCGTCATCAAGTTCACGGTTCCCGCCACGCTCGAGATCGGGACCTACCCGCTCCGGACCCAAGTGAGCTATACCGACACCGAAGGCAGGGAACAGACGGTTTCACACACCTTCGAGGTGGACTTCGAAGTGCGCGGCCGCACACCCGAAATCACGGGCTACAAACCCGCAACGGGTATCTATCCGGGCGGCGAACTGACCATCGAGGGCAAGGAGTTCGGTTCTGACCCGGTACTCGTAACGGTTATGCTCGGCGACAAACGACTTGACATCAAATCGGTAGCCCCCGGTGCCATCGTCGTCGTCATTCCCGAAGACGCCACATTCGGCAACTATGCACTGAAAGTCGAGATCAAATACGGCGTTGACAACGGCAAGACAGAAAGCAAGACTTTCACCGATTTCCAAGTGCTCAAAAAAGAATACGTCGTAACTTCGGAGGTATATGCCGGAACAGGCACGCAGGGCGCCGACAATGGAGGACGCCTTTCGGCGACATTCTTCGCACCGCAGAGCCTCGCCTACGACGACAAAACCGGTTCGCTCTATGTAGGCGAAATCTACAACGGCGTCCGGATGATCAATTCCGCCGGCAATGTCTCCTATTACCGCGCTCCGCAAGATAATAATCCATGGTGGGACGGCGGTCGTATCACCTGCCTGGTTTCGGTCGAAAATGACCGGCTGGCCTACATCATCCGCGAGGCCCGCGACCGGAACAGCAAATACGTTTGGATGTCCAGCCGCACGAGCGGCGATTTTCCCGAGGCAGTCGGCTATCAGGATTTCAACAACGATTTCGAATACGAAGACGTTGCAATCAATCCGGTTGACGGATATGCCGTCGTTAGCATTTCGCGCTGGTGGTACTGGCGTACGGAGACACAGTTCATGCTGGTTTCCGCCGACGGCAGTACGGCAACCGAGCCCAATATTTCTTGCAGCAGCACCGACGGACCGAACGCCGTATGGAACAGCCATATTTCGCGTGTCGTCTTCTCACCCGACGGAAAATGGCTCTATGTCGCCCGGGGCAGCAACGGTACCGATACGGGGGCTGCTGCCGGTTCGCAACCGGTAGCCTACATCGAACGGTATGCCTATGATCCGGTTTCCCATACCATTGCCAACGCAGACACACGTGAAATCATCGCCGGCAGCACCAGTGCGAATGAAGTGGGATTCACCGACGGTACCGTAGGCACTTCGCGCCTGCTGGGCCCGACACAGATGTGTTTCGACTCCACGGGAGAAACGCTCTATTTTGTCGAACGACACAACCACGCCCTGCGCAAAGTGACCGACCTCAACGGGACGCCGACCACTACGACCGTCGCCGGTAACGGAAGCAAAGGTACGAACGACGTGACAAACGCTCCGACGGACGATATGAAGAACATCACTTTCGACACTCCGAAAGGTCTGGCACTCGGCGACGACAATACGTTCTACATCGCCGAAGAGGGCGACCGCAAGATCATCCGCCGTATCTCGATCGGACTCAAGACGCAGGAATAA
- a CDS encoding IPT/TIG domain-containing protein, with protein sequence MKFLTHFQYAALLCCVLLGPGCSDDKTGGKTDSEPTQAPVFTAFSPERGQAGDVITITGSYFGTDASHITVLINSTPAKITGVTDTAISAVVPDECGSGEICIGLRRSSGGGNLQLYEKTFETLFTYTVESNVSTFAGRTGVTGQHYFGPLLTSCLYAPSLLISDNEDNFYLAEWARGIRLLSNGETSWMLKMYGAGDPSNNQGNIATSEWDYRFRCMAFSKDHSRLWILVNRSQADGPYLGYALRSDGYTTWYSDSTDDRPDCEGLAVNPVDERIVICRNQDGSSRIYFYDPDTHTSSEATGYTPIGVTAQSRPVFSKDGKRLYIIHKGWNFISAYDYDPLSHQLTGETPEFAGLKTDTARDHADGTGAEARFAYPEWGCCDDAGNLYVADSWNHCIRKVTPEGVVTTLAGIPTPNVETNTDTFANGKLAESVFSRPMGICMDSKGNFYVAEEGFADIRKITIGNEPENE encoded by the coding sequence ATGAAATTTCTTACGCATTTCCAGTATGCAGCGCTATTGTGCTGCGTGCTTTTGGGCCCGGGATGCAGCGACGACAAGACGGGCGGCAAGACCGACAGCGAACCGACCCAAGCCCCGGTCTTTACTGCCTTCTCACCCGAACGGGGACAGGCGGGCGACGTCATAACCATCACCGGCAGCTACTTCGGTACCGATGCCTCGCACATCACGGTACTCATCAACTCGACCCCGGCCAAGATCACCGGCGTCACCGATACGGCCATCTCTGCCGTCGTTCCCGACGAGTGCGGATCGGGTGAAATATGTATCGGACTGCGCCGTAGCAGCGGGGGGGGGAATCTGCAGCTCTATGAAAAGACTTTCGAAACCCTCTTCACCTACACCGTCGAATCCAACGTTTCTACCTTTGCCGGACGCACCGGTGTCACGGGGCAGCATTATTTCGGTCCGTTGCTCACCTCGTGCCTCTACGCCCCCAGTCTGTTGATCTCCGACAACGAGGACAATTTCTATCTGGCCGAGTGGGCCCGCGGCATCCGTCTGCTGTCGAACGGCGAAACCTCCTGGATGCTCAAGATGTACGGAGCCGGCGACCCCAGTAACAACCAGGGCAATATTGCCACGAGCGAATGGGATTACCGGTTCCGCTGCATGGCTTTTTCGAAAGACCATTCGCGGCTGTGGATACTGGTCAACCGTTCACAGGCCGACGGTCCTTATCTGGGCTATGCCCTCAGGAGCGACGGTTATACGACCTGGTATTCGGATTCTACAGACGACCGTCCCGACTGCGAAGGACTTGCCGTCAACCCCGTCGACGAGCGGATCGTCATCTGCCGCAATCAGGACGGATCGAGCCGCATCTATTTTTACGATCCCGACACCCACACCTCCTCCGAAGCCACCGGATACACCCCCATCGGTGTCACGGCCCAATCACGGCCCGTTTTCTCGAAGGACGGAAAGCGGCTCTACATCATCCACAAAGGGTGGAACTTCATTTCCGCATACGATTACGACCCCCTATCGCACCAGCTGACGGGCGAAACTCCGGAATTCGCCGGTCTGAAAACCGACACGGCACGGGACCACGCCGACGGCACCGGCGCCGAAGCGCGTTTCGCCTATCCCGAATGGGGCTGCTGCGACGACGCTGGCAATCTCTACGTCGCCGACAGCTGGAACCATTGCATCCGCAAAGTCACGCCCGAAGGTGTCGTCACGACATTGGCCGGCATACCCACTCCCAATGTCGAAACCAATACCGACACCTTCGCCAACGGCAAACTCGCGGAATCGGTATTCTCACGGCCGATGGGTATCTGCATGGACTCGAAAGGCAATTTCTACGTCGCGGAGGAAGGTTTCGCCGACATCCGCAAGATCACCATCGGCAACGAACCCGAAAACGAATAA
- a CDS encoding SGNH/GDSL hydrolase family protein: protein MKKSLTLFLFFLLSGNFACTDDYDFRPYEPEKSTVQELTLLKYNFLADGETALADFSNIENYGSWVLDERGLTFDGQDDAALYLGLDRRITFEERVTRVRLSLFDDTRFGLHWLERDGSGGSLFTVDAAEGTLNIHTYRDEAKVESSVSFPVENGHVYTLEAVKSFRSNTFTITDETTGATASVATASELDSNTGGNTIQQNEFKGGRQNNVFGMRRLSGKSPYIKQVEIAATVASEPLMYIIGNSITEGDHIRESARYGQVMASWLNGRVVFSGQSGSTIDGVLVRVANEVPVIRPKYVMVTIGTNGGNTREKLVELVELIRSYGAIPVLNRIPVKSDDSSYTVNETIGSVCDELEVASCRFDLATAYEGDTHRQDASMFQSDLLHPSVEGNYAMAKRLFDIPGILLHTK, encoded by the coding sequence ATGAAAAAATCTTTGACGCTATTTCTGTTTTTTCTGTTGTCAGGAAATTTCGCATGTACGGACGACTACGATTTCCGGCCCTATGAACCGGAAAAGAGCACCGTTCAGGAGTTGACCCTGCTCAAGTACAATTTCCTCGCAGACGGCGAAACGGCCCTGGCCGACTTTTCCAACATCGAGAATTACGGTTCGTGGGTCCTCGATGAACGCGGCCTGACGTTCGACGGCCAGGACGATGCGGCCCTCTATCTCGGTCTGGACCGCCGTATCACTTTCGAAGAACGTGTAACACGCGTGCGCCTGTCGCTTTTCGACGACACCCGTTTCGGGCTGCACTGGCTCGAGCGCGACGGCAGCGGCGGCTCGCTCTTCACGGTGGATGCCGCGGAGGGAACGCTTAACATCCACACCTACCGGGACGAGGCGAAGGTAGAATCTTCGGTATCCTTCCCGGTAGAAAACGGGCACGTCTACACGCTCGAAGCTGTGAAATCCTTCCGCAGCAACACGTTCACCATCACCGACGAAACTACCGGCGCAACGGCGTCCGTGGCTACGGCATCGGAACTCGACTCCAACACCGGGGGCAACACCATTCAGCAGAACGAGTTCAAGGGCGGCCGCCAGAACAATGTCTTCGGCATGCGCCGTCTCTCGGGCAAGTCTCCTTATATCAAGCAGGTGGAGATAGCAGCTACCGTAGCCTCCGAACCGTTGATGTATATTATCGGCAACTCCATCACCGAAGGTGACCACATCCGCGAATCGGCCCGCTACGGACAGGTAATGGCTTCGTGGCTCAACGGTCGTGTGGTCTTTTCGGGCCAGAGCGGTTCGACCATCGACGGGGTGCTGGTCCGTGTGGCCAACGAGGTCCCGGTCATCCGGCCCAAATACGTGATGGTGACGATCGGCACCAACGGCGGCAATACGCGTGAAAAACTCGTCGAACTCGTCGAGCTGATCCGCAGCTACGGCGCAATACCCGTTCTCAACCGCATTCCCGTCAAAAGCGACGACAGCAGCTATACCGTGAACGAAACTATCGGCTCGGTCTGCGACGAACTGGAGGTCGCCAGTTGCCGCTTTGATCTGGCAACGGCCTACGAAGGCGACACGCACCGTCAGGACGCCTCGATGTTCCAGTCCGACCTGCTGCATCCGAGTGTCGAAGGTAACTATGCCATGGCCAAGCGGCTGTTCGACATCCCGGGCATCCTGCTCCACACCAAATAG